One Nodosilinea sp. FACHB-141 DNA segment encodes these proteins:
- the bioB gene encoding biotin synthase BioB gives MTATSTVTSRVNWQTLADQALAGEVLSREQADAVLTAPDTELLDQLAAAYRVRRYYWGNRVRLHFLLNAQSGLCPEDCHYCSQSKISAAEIEKYPFMAQEKILAAAERANTLKAGTFCMVISGRSPSDRVFGEVLDVVRQVKERYPMKICACLGLLDETQTQQLAAAGVDRVNHNLNTSEANYGEICTTHTFDDRVNTIQAVQSAGMTTCSGGIFGLGESNDDIIDMALALRRLEVTSVPLNFLIPIEGTPFEGRHELNPRQCLRILCLYRLLLPSQEIRIAGGREVQLRQLQPLGLYAANSIFVGDYLTTPGQAAQADYAMIRDAGFVLEGPDGEAMELPEAVSAVP, from the coding sequence ATGACTGCCACTTCTACTGTGACTTCCCGTGTCAACTGGCAAACTCTGGCAGACCAGGCTTTAGCTGGTGAGGTGCTGAGTCGAGAGCAGGCTGACGCTGTCCTTACTGCCCCTGACACAGAGCTGCTCGATCAACTGGCGGCAGCCTATCGAGTGCGGCGATATTACTGGGGCAACCGGGTAAGGCTGCACTTTTTGCTCAATGCCCAAAGCGGCTTGTGCCCCGAAGACTGTCACTACTGCTCGCAGTCGAAAATCTCTGCTGCCGAAATCGAAAAATATCCCTTTATGGCCCAGGAGAAAATCCTGGCGGCGGCTGAGCGGGCCAATACGCTAAAGGCCGGTACGTTTTGCATGGTGATTTCAGGGCGATCGCCCTCCGATCGCGTCTTTGGTGAAGTGCTCGACGTGGTGCGCCAGGTTAAAGAACGCTACCCCATGAAAATCTGCGCCTGCCTCGGCCTGCTCGACGAAACTCAAACCCAGCAGCTGGCGGCGGCGGGGGTAGATCGGGTAAACCACAATCTCAACACCAGCGAAGCTAACTACGGCGAGATCTGCACCACCCACACCTTTGATGACCGGGTGAATACTATTCAAGCGGTGCAGTCGGCGGGCATGACCACCTGCTCTGGGGGCATCTTTGGCCTGGGCGAATCGAACGACGACATTATCGATATGGCCCTAGCCCTACGGCGACTGGAAGTGACCAGTGTGCCGCTGAATTTTCTGATTCCCATCGAGGGCACACCTTTTGAGGGGCGCCACGAGCTGAACCCGCGTCAGTGTCTGCGGATTTTGTGCCTCTACCGACTGCTGCTGCCCTCCCAAGAAATTCGCATTGCCGGTGGCAGGGAAGTGCAGCTGCGGCAGCTTCAGCCCCTGGGGCTCTATGCCGCCAACTCAATTTTTGTGGGCGATTACTTGACGACCCCTGGGCAAGCCGCTCAGGCTGACTACGCCATGATTCGCGATGCTGGGTTTGTGCTCGAAGGCCCTGACGGCGAGGCCATGGAGCTGCCAGAAGCAGTCTCTGCAGTTCCGTAG
- a CDS encoding DUF4330 domain-containing protein, with protein sequence MTLLDAKGRLFGKVSILDVAAALIILMVLFGIFLYPGTSGSVAQVGATTKPVEVDVMVRGLSSSDPKRLFEAIKNSETTNIIIRNQPYGQVKIKNAVLLPRSTTVPQPDGTVKALPDPRPELNYTLDMLITLEDDAQITDTGPVFGNSKVKVGTPIELDGDLYNFNASTVDVRVLENS encoded by the coding sequence ATGACCCTACTCGACGCTAAAGGCCGCCTGTTCGGCAAAGTCAGCATTTTAGATGTTGCGGCGGCGCTCATTATATTGATGGTGCTGTTTGGTATTTTTCTATATCCGGGCACCTCAGGGTCAGTGGCGCAGGTCGGGGCAACCACCAAGCCAGTGGAAGTAGACGTCATGGTGCGTGGTCTCTCCTCCTCTGACCCCAAACGGCTATTTGAAGCCATTAAGAATTCTGAAACCACTAACATCATCATTCGCAACCAGCCCTACGGCCAGGTCAAGATTAAAAACGCGGTGCTGCTGCCTCGCAGTACTACTGTGCCCCAACCCGATGGCACGGTTAAAGCCCTGCCCGACCCTCGCCCCGAGCTGAACTACACACTTGACATGCTCATCACCCTCGAAGACGATGCCCAAATTACTGATACTGGGCCAGTGTTTGGCAACAGTAAGGTCAAAGTGGGTACTCCGATTGAGCTGGATGGCGATCTCTACAATTTCAACGCCAGCACCGTAGATGTGCGGGTTTTAGAAAATAGCTAG
- a CDS encoding serine/threonine-protein kinase: protein MTSSSKTKTAALATSSKITGWVQRQIKRDWVKISLAGLWLSFVAAHVATDSVPVQLLERRLQTVFFDIRGPLTPPDDIVILAMDDESFGQAEYYRADPEQYSYFAPISGSPWQRTAHAIVIERLLEAGAEAVAVDILMFSDSSYGPADDQALADVLARYGDRVVLATTVDDANMSEGEYVNPTRPLTKLLNTPVYIGNVNFPRELDGRIHRHGRAYLNDLIAREADLDRDTIESEVENTQSFAEATLDAAGVSHPLYKGDFMDFYGPTRSFTHIPFWHVLDPDPWANYLDNGRYFEDKIVLIGGTAKFLQDFHQAPFSETLLHPETMAGVEILATDIANLRDGQALRVGIPNPWLRGLLVLGSGAGFVLLLRRFNRPIARLGWTAASLGGWFWVSYGAFVGAGLLLPTGAPIVGLMVLGSTYIVADIVTEQLRKQRLRQTLEQYVTSPIVQEIISQQDDLQDLLKLREAEVIGLLLANRYRIVRLLGSGGFGETYVAEDTQRPGSPICVVKQLRIISDDPRAHRLGRRFFQGEAETLEKLGHHPQIPRLLAYFEAQNSFYLVEEMIEGCLLKDELASRRPMPQAYVLDLLLGLLPVVAFVHDQGVIHRDIKPSNIIRREADGQLVLIDFGAVKLISNKLADTGVNLTSTSTIGVGTQGYMPSEQSAGLPKFGSDLYALGITAIEALTGIPAYALRRDVNGELLWRHEAPNLDPRFGDIVTRLVLYDFTDRYQRAEEVLADLSSVEVVVRSQPQPEGLPASGGDTVVGMPPYGVRIESVATDNMDDPEAAEDDTRMLPGDWFATAEEASSSDTDTGTAEANS, encoded by the coding sequence ATGACCTCGTCTTCTAAAACTAAGACTGCTGCCCTCGCCACTAGCTCTAAGATTACGGGCTGGGTGCAGCGACAGATCAAGCGAGATTGGGTAAAAATTTCGCTGGCTGGGCTGTGGCTGAGTTTTGTAGCGGCCCACGTGGCTACCGACTCGGTGCCGGTACAACTGCTCGAACGACGGCTGCAAACGGTCTTTTTTGACATTCGTGGCCCTTTAACGCCCCCTGATGACATTGTCATTTTGGCGATGGATGATGAATCCTTTGGGCAAGCCGAATACTACCGCGCCGACCCTGAGCAGTACAGCTATTTCGCTCCGATTTCGGGCAGTCCATGGCAGCGCACGGCCCATGCGATCGTGATCGAGCGTCTGCTGGAGGCGGGGGCCGAGGCGGTAGCGGTGGATATTTTGATGTTCTCTGACAGCAGCTACGGCCCTGCTGATGACCAGGCCCTGGCTGATGTGCTGGCTCGCTATGGCGATCGCGTGGTACTGGCTACTACCGTGGATGATGCCAACATGAGCGAGGGCGAGTATGTCAATCCGACTCGGCCCCTCACTAAACTGCTCAATACCCCCGTTTATATCGGTAACGTCAACTTTCCCCGCGAGCTCGATGGCCGTATTCACCGCCATGGGCGCGCCTACTTAAATGACCTGATCGCGAGAGAGGCTGATCTCGACCGTGACACGATCGAAAGTGAGGTCGAGAACACCCAGTCATTTGCTGAGGCCACCCTCGATGCTGCTGGGGTTAGTCATCCCCTCTATAAGGGCGACTTTATGGACTTTTATGGGCCTACTCGCAGTTTTACCCACATCCCCTTTTGGCATGTCCTTGACCCTGACCCTTGGGCCAATTACCTCGATAACGGGCGCTATTTTGAAGACAAGATCGTGCTGATTGGCGGCACTGCTAAGTTCCTCCAAGACTTTCACCAAGCCCCTTTTTCAGAAACCTTGCTGCACCCCGAGACCATGGCCGGGGTCGAAATTTTGGCCACCGATATTGCTAACCTGCGCGATGGCCAAGCCCTGCGCGTAGGAATTCCTAACCCCTGGCTGCGGGGGCTGCTGGTGTTGGGTAGCGGGGCCGGGTTTGTGCTGCTGCTGCGGCGGTTTAATCGCCCCATTGCCCGCCTAGGCTGGACGGCGGCCAGCCTAGGCGGCTGGTTTTGGGTGAGCTACGGGGCCTTTGTGGGGGCAGGTTTGTTGCTGCCTACAGGCGCTCCTATCGTGGGATTGATGGTGCTGGGCAGCACCTATATCGTGGCCGATATTGTGACCGAGCAGCTGCGCAAACAGCGCCTGCGTCAAACCCTAGAGCAGTACGTCACTTCCCCAATCGTTCAGGAAATCATCAGTCAGCAAGACGACCTGCAAGACCTGCTCAAGCTGCGGGAGGCGGAGGTGATCGGCCTGCTGCTGGCTAACCGCTACCGCATTGTGCGGCTGCTGGGGTCAGGGGGCTTTGGCGAAACCTACGTGGCTGAAGACACCCAGCGCCCTGGTTCGCCCATTTGCGTCGTGAAGCAGCTGCGGATTATCAGCGATGATCCGAGGGCACACCGCTTGGGCAGGCGCTTTTTTCAGGGTGAAGCCGAAACTTTGGAGAAGCTGGGTCACCATCCGCAAATTCCGCGACTTCTGGCCTATTTTGAGGCACAAAACTCTTTTTACTTAGTTGAAGAAATGATCGAGGGTTGCCTGCTCAAGGATGAGCTAGCTTCTCGCCGACCTATGCCCCAGGCCTACGTGCTGGATTTGCTGCTAGGGCTCTTGCCGGTGGTGGCCTTTGTGCATGACCAAGGGGTGATTCACCGCGACATCAAGCCGTCTAACATCATTCGTCGCGAGGCGGATGGGCAGCTGGTGCTGATCGATTTTGGCGCTGTCAAGCTAATTTCCAACAAGCTGGCGGATACAGGGGTGAATCTCACCTCAACCTCTACTATTGGGGTGGGCACCCAGGGCTATATGCCCAGTGAGCAGTCGGCGGGGTTGCCCAAATTTGGCAGTGACCTCTACGCCTTAGGCATTACTGCTATCGAGGCCCTAACTGGCATTCCAGCCTACGCCCTGCGCCGCGATGTGAATGGGGAACTGCTCTGGCGGCACGAGGCTCCTAACCTCGATCCTAGATTTGGCGACATCGTTACTCGACTGGTGCTTTACGACTTTACCGATCGCTACCAGCGGGCTGAGGAAGTGCTGGCTGACCTCAGCAGTGTCGAAGTGGTCGTGCGATCGCAGCCCCAGCCTGAGGGCTTGCCCGCCTCAGGAGGAGATACCGTTGTCGGTATGCCCCCCTACGGCGTGCGCATCGAGAGCGTGGCTACCGACAACATGGATGACCCCGAGGCTGCTGAGGACGACACCCGCATGCTGCCCGGTGATTGGTTTGCCACCGCTGAAGAAGCTTCCTCCAGCGATACTGACACCGGCACTGCCGAAGCCAACTCCTGA
- a CDS encoding TetR/AcrR family transcriptional regulator, whose translation MVQSPAVLNDKAVQILQGAMQEFLQNGYAGTSMDKVAATAGVSKPTVYNYFKDKEGLFRALIQYVAQARCEQVMGDGNLEGRPEVVIRRLITNAIESELHDLDYQNFVRLVAGESGRFPQLAQAFVEYLTKPAADQLTDYLKGCPELDLPDPEATARVVLGATVFFIMTQSVMHGEHIMPMEPKRLVDSLVNLVTRSQAA comes from the coding sequence GTGGTTCAGAGTCCGGCAGTGCTAAATGACAAAGCCGTGCAAATTTTGCAGGGAGCAATGCAAGAGTTTCTGCAAAATGGCTACGCTGGCACCAGCATGGATAAAGTAGCCGCCACCGCTGGAGTCTCTAAACCAACGGTCTACAACTATTTCAAAGACAAAGAGGGGCTGTTTCGGGCGCTGATTCAGTATGTGGCCCAGGCTCGGTGTGAGCAGGTGATGGGCGACGGCAACCTAGAGGGCCGTCCTGAAGTGGTGATTCGGCGCTTGATTACCAACGCCATTGAGAGCGAGCTCCACGACCTCGACTATCAAAATTTTGTGCGTCTAGTGGCGGGTGAGTCGGGGCGTTTTCCACAGCTAGCCCAGGCTTTTGTGGAATACCTCACCAAACCCGCCGCCGACCAGCTCACCGACTATCTCAAGGGCTGCCCAGAACTAGATTTGCCCGACCCAGAGGCGACAGCGCGGGTGGTGCTGGGCGCGACGGTGTTTTTTATCATGACCCAGAGTGTGATGCACGGCGAGCACATCATGCCCATGGAGCCCAAGCGTTTGGTGGATAGTTTGGTAAACCTGGTGACGCGATCGCAGGCTGCCTAA
- a CDS encoding pantothenate kinase, with protein MGTGHQSFWLALIIGNSRWHWAAFADDGHDSGVGDRWLGSWHTAHLSAAQMDELHRSHFALSAWQQVGIETTLPPSANDGSRWLGKHPEIWLASVVDAPLTWLADYPNVRPIKTEQVPLKNTYATLGVDRALALVGAGDVWGWPVLVIDCGTALTFTAGVDQRLIGGAILPGLRSQFRALHTHTDRLPALEFNPEIWPQRWATNTAEAIASGVLHTQLAGIRDFIQAWQIDWPQGAIVLTGGDSAAVYHAMQKQTPPLTHQVRVDPDLGFWGLRVCRQQLQHLETL; from the coding sequence ATGGGTACAGGTCATCAATCTTTTTGGCTAGCTTTGATCATTGGCAACAGCCGCTGGCATTGGGCTGCCTTTGCAGATGATGGTCACGATTCGGGGGTAGGCGATCGCTGGCTAGGGTCGTGGCACACTGCTCATCTATCAGCAGCCCAGATGGATGAACTTCATCGGAGTCATTTTGCACTCTCGGCCTGGCAGCAGGTAGGAATTGAAACCACCCTTCCTCCCAGCGCAAACGACGGAAGTAGGTGGCTGGGGAAGCATCCCGAAATTTGGCTAGCTTCCGTTGTCGATGCCCCTCTAACCTGGCTGGCAGACTATCCCAACGTTCGCCCGATCAAAACTGAACAGGTACCGCTGAAAAACACCTACGCTACCTTGGGGGTAGATCGCGCCCTAGCGCTAGTGGGGGCTGGGGATGTCTGGGGCTGGCCGGTGCTGGTAATTGACTGCGGCACGGCTTTAACCTTTACTGCTGGAGTCGATCAACGTCTGATCGGGGGCGCAATTTTGCCGGGGTTGCGATCGCAATTTCGCGCCCTCCATACTCATACCGATCGGCTGCCAGCACTAGAGTTTAACCCTGAGATCTGGCCCCAGCGCTGGGCGACCAATACGGCTGAGGCGATCGCCAGCGGCGTTTTGCACACCCAGCTAGCGGGAATTCGCGATTTTATTCAGGCTTGGCAGATTGACTGGCCCCAGGGCGCGATCGTGCTAACGGGGGGAGATAGCGCAGCTGTCTATCACGCCATGCAAAAGCAGACCCCACCCCTAACCCATCAAGTCAGAGTAGACCCAGACCTAGGATTTTGGGGGCTGAGGGTCTGCCGTCAGCAGCTCCAGCATTTGGAGACGCTATAG
- the priA gene encoding primosomal protein N', with protein sequence MGLGESGPQPQWVNVLVDYGGQPAEYTYAVPASLEVQVGDILTVPFRHQSIGAIALSLSLTPPANLVAHQIRSVEGVVEQRFFAPPYWVLLQRVAHYYQVPLMQVLKTALPPGLLAKSQRRLRLQRDRLPQLPLAPGLKELVEDLQRSPTGDYTWPYLQKRGHSYRTLQQLIQSGWAESYLAPPQPPQAKRRQAITLVCGDILPPNLTARQQEIIATLRRQGGDLWLSDALQLCQTTSPTLKRLAQIGCLVIEPREQLRAETGPVLLPDQPKPLTHYQAQVLAPLNKSQQGSQFLLHGVTGSGKTEVYLQAIAPRLAAGQSALVLVPEIGLTPQLTDRFRRRFGDQVWVYHSNLADGERYDTWRQSLRPSKPLVIVGTRSAIFMPLPNLGLIILDEEHDSSYKQDVPPCYHARTVARWRAELENCPLVLGSATPSLDTWVQCQGLGEEMFDAAILIDREMAVSQTKTLDDRQIPTLAGVETSIASSFGGLGERPALASSQTMRAANSQPKESLPWTYLSLPERVQAQPLPTVNVVDMRDELQDGNRSILSRSLQTALATMKAEGNQGLLFIHRRGHSSFVSCRSCGYVMMCPHCDVSLSYHQPGANSAMTLRCHYCNYSQNHPKHCPACSSPYLKHFGSGTQRVVNALAETFPELSCIRFDSDTTRTKGAHRALLTRFAEGGADLLVGTQMLTKGIDLPQVTLVGIIAADGLLYMNDYWASERALQMLIQVAGRAGRGTQPGQVFLQTYTPDHPVVEAVTRHAYEGFIVAEWAQRQLLQYPPAGQMVLLRLSSTDPDAVQQTADILAQQVTQMLAGSSYQLLGPAPAPIPRVARRYRWHLVVKGPLNEPLPNLQDLKRHCPSQVSLTIDVDPLNLA encoded by the coding sequence GTGGGCCTTGGTGAGAGTGGACCCCAGCCTCAGTGGGTCAACGTTTTGGTGGACTATGGCGGCCAGCCCGCAGAATATACTTACGCAGTGCCTGCTTCATTAGAGGTGCAGGTGGGTGACATCTTAACGGTGCCCTTTCGTCATCAAAGCATTGGCGCGATCGCCCTTTCCCTTTCCCTAACTCCTCCAGCCAACTTGGTGGCCCACCAGATTAGATCTGTAGAGGGCGTGGTTGAACAGCGGTTTTTCGCCCCGCCCTACTGGGTGTTGTTGCAGCGAGTGGCTCACTACTACCAAGTGCCGCTGATGCAGGTGCTCAAGACAGCGCTGCCGCCAGGGTTGCTAGCGAAATCTCAGCGACGGCTGCGGTTGCAGCGCGATCGCCTGCCCCAGCTTCCCTTAGCGCCAGGGCTGAAGGAGCTAGTGGAAGATCTCCAGCGATCGCCCACGGGAGACTACACCTGGCCCTATCTACAAAAACGCGGTCATAGCTATCGAACCCTGCAACAGCTTATCCAGTCGGGCTGGGCTGAGTCTTACCTAGCACCGCCCCAGCCGCCCCAAGCCAAGCGCCGCCAGGCAATTACCCTGGTCTGCGGCGACATCCTACCCCCCAATTTGACAGCCCGTCAGCAAGAGATCATTGCTACCCTGCGCCGCCAGGGCGGCGATCTGTGGCTCAGCGATGCCCTGCAATTGTGCCAAACCACCAGCCCTACCCTGAAGCGATTGGCTCAGATAGGCTGTTTAGTCATCGAGCCGCGCGAGCAGCTGCGGGCCGAAACCGGGCCAGTGCTGCTGCCCGACCAGCCCAAGCCCCTCACTCACTACCAGGCTCAGGTGCTCGCTCCTCTTAATAAGAGTCAGCAGGGAAGTCAGTTTCTGCTGCACGGAGTAACGGGGTCAGGAAAGACCGAGGTTTATTTGCAAGCGATCGCCCCTCGCCTTGCTGCTGGACAGTCGGCTCTGGTGCTGGTGCCCGAGATTGGCCTCACCCCCCAGCTCACCGATCGCTTTCGCCGTCGCTTTGGCGATCAGGTATGGGTCTACCACAGCAACCTGGCTGATGGCGAGCGCTACGACACCTGGCGGCAGAGTCTCAGGCCGTCTAAACCTCTGGTGATTGTGGGCACCCGTTCTGCCATCTTTATGCCCCTGCCCAACCTGGGCCTGATCATTCTCGACGAAGAACATGACAGCAGCTATAAGCAAGACGTGCCCCCCTGCTACCACGCCCGTACCGTCGCCCGCTGGCGAGCTGAGTTAGAAAACTGCCCCCTAGTACTCGGTTCCGCTACGCCCTCTCTCGATACCTGGGTGCAGTGTCAGGGGTTGGGCGAGGAGATGTTTGACGCAGCGATACTAATAGATCGGGAAATGGCCGTATCTCAAACGAAGACGCTAGATGACCGCCAAATTCCAACCTTGGCAGGTGTTGAGACTTCGATTGCCTCCAGCTTTGGCGGGCTTGGAGAGCGCCCTGCCTTAGCATCCAGTCAGACTATGCGTGCCGCCAACTCTCAACCAAAAGAATCCCTGCCCTGGACGTATCTTTCGCTGCCAGAGCGGGTGCAGGCCCAGCCGCTGCCCACTGTAAACGTTGTGGATATGCGCGACGAGCTGCAAGACGGCAACCGCAGCATTCTCAGCCGATCGCTACAAACCGCTTTGGCCACCATGAAAGCCGAGGGCAACCAGGGATTGTTGTTCATCCATCGGCGAGGGCACAGCAGTTTTGTGTCGTGCCGCAGCTGTGGCTATGTGATGATGTGCCCCCACTGCGATGTGTCGCTGTCGTACCACCAGCCAGGGGCAAACAGCGCCATGACCCTGCGCTGCCACTACTGCAACTATAGCCAGAACCATCCTAAACATTGCCCGGCCTGTAGCTCACCCTACCTCAAGCACTTTGGCAGCGGCACCCAACGGGTAGTTAATGCTCTGGCCGAAACCTTTCCAGAGCTCAGCTGCATTCGCTTCGACAGCGACACTACCCGCACCAAAGGGGCTCATCGTGCGCTGCTTACTCGCTTTGCCGAAGGCGGAGCCGACCTGCTGGTGGGCACCCAAATGCTGACTAAGGGCATCGATCTGCCCCAGGTCACCTTGGTTGGCATCATCGCCGCTGACGGACTCCTATATATGAATGATTATTGGGCCAGCGAGCGAGCGCTGCAAATGCTAATTCAGGTGGCGGGGCGGGCGGGGCGCGGCACCCAACCAGGGCAGGTCTTTTTACAGACCTACACCCCCGATCATCCGGTGGTAGAAGCGGTTACTCGCCACGCTTATGAGGGATTTATCGTTGCTGAGTGGGCGCAACGACAGTTGTTGCAGTACCCGCCTGCCGGGCAGATGGTGCTACTGCGGCTCAGTAGTACCGACCCTGACGCGGTGCAACAGACAGCTGATATTTTGGCTCAGCAGGTGACTCAGATGCTGGCCGGGTCGTCTTATCAACTGCTGGGGCCAGCGCCAGCACCAATTCCACGCGTGGCTCGCCGCTACCGTTGGCATCTGGTCGTTAAAGGTCCTCTGAATGAGCCTTTACCTAACCTACAAGACCTGAAACGCCATTGCCCCAGTCAGGTGAGCCTCACTATTGATGTTGATCCGCTAAACTTGGCCTAA
- a CDS encoding ester cyclase, producing MANQSMQATEPNQDLVLRFYKAFDDRTIDRALDLLAPNFVAHQAGMPEPLDKEGFNQFGLSFYTAFSQGHHRFDEIVAAGDRVVTCGTFTATHLGSFQGLPPTGKQISLAVMHIDRVENGKIVEHWGHGDALGLMQQLGVVFLPGPKLLPHLLRSAVTRWF from the coding sequence TTGGCGAATCAATCTATGCAGGCGACAGAGCCTAATCAGGACTTGGTGCTTCGTTTCTACAAAGCCTTCGACGATCGCACCATTGATCGTGCCCTAGATTTGCTCGCGCCTAACTTTGTCGCTCACCAAGCAGGAATGCCTGAGCCCCTAGACAAAGAAGGCTTTAACCAGTTTGGTCTGTCGTTTTATACGGCCTTTAGCCAGGGTCACCACAGGTTTGATGAAATTGTTGCGGCGGGCGATCGCGTCGTCACCTGCGGCACGTTTACAGCTACCCATCTTGGCTCCTTTCAAGGTTTACCGCCCACCGGTAAGCAAATCAGCCTAGCGGTTATGCACATTGACCGAGTGGAGAACGGCAAGATTGTTGAACACTGGGGCCATGGCGATGCCCTAGGGCTGATGCAGCAGCTTGGCGTTGTCTTTTTACCTGGGCCCAAGCTGCTTCCCCATCTGCTGCGCAGTGCTGTGACTCGATGGTTTTAG
- a CDS encoding M48 family metallopeptidase — protein sequence MDIVLYLSGTWGIPMLTPLTQLTKNSFLRRGLYGLLAAVMAITIGLATPTASQAGIFDLIFQGIRYVQLGNLSDQDEVNLGGQIDRQLKAQAGVRVYNRNSGVSAYINEIGQRLATNSDRPNIPYTFQVVDDDGVNAFATAGGFVYIQTGLIKAAANEAELAGVMAHEIGHITGRHAIGQMRQQALASGVAGALEVRQDALVNIGVQLALQLPNSREAEYDADRRGFNNLGRAGYDTRGFITFMQKLEGGSSAEFLSSHPNPGNRVSNLQSMNSAGTYPNNGVGTDANAYRNRIRGL from the coding sequence ATGGATATAGTTCTGTACCTCAGCGGTACTTGGGGCATTCCTATGCTTACTCCTCTCACGCAACTGACAAAAAATTCTTTTTTGCGCCGCGGGCTGTACGGCTTACTGGCCGCCGTTATGGCGATCACTATTGGCCTAGCGACCCCCACTGCGTCCCAGGCCGGCATTTTTGACCTAATTTTTCAGGGCATTCGCTATGTGCAGCTGGGCAACCTGTCTGACCAGGATGAAGTCAACCTAGGCGGCCAAATTGACCGCCAACTCAAGGCCCAGGCTGGGGTACGGGTTTACAACCGCAACTCGGGCGTTAGTGCTTATATAAATGAAATTGGTCAACGCCTGGCGACAAATAGCGATCGCCCCAACATACCCTACACATTTCAGGTGGTAGACGACGACGGCGTCAACGCCTTCGCCACCGCCGGCGGCTTTGTCTACATTCAAACTGGACTAATTAAGGCGGCAGCTAACGAAGCTGAGCTAGCTGGTGTAATGGCCCACGAAATTGGCCACATCACTGGACGCCACGCCATTGGCCAGATGCGACAGCAGGCGCTAGCCAGTGGTGTGGCCGGTGCCCTAGAGGTGCGTCAAGATGCCCTAGTGAACATCGGGGTACAGCTTGCCCTACAGCTGCCCAACAGCCGCGAGGCTGAGTACGACGCCGATCGCCGTGGGTTTAACAACCTGGGTCGGGCGGGCTATGACACTAGGGGTTTTATCACCTTCATGCAGAAGCTAGAGGGTGGGTCTTCAGCTGAGTTTTTGAGTTCCCACCCCAATCCCGGCAACCGGGTAAGCAACCTACAAAGTATGAACAGCGCTGGCACCTATCCCAATAATGGTGTGGGCACCGATGCCAATGCTTACCGCAATCGCATTCGCGGGCTATAG